One region of Brachybacterium saurashtrense genomic DNA includes:
- a CDS encoding glycoside hydrolase family 3 protein, translated as MTALTRRTFTAAAFGGLGAALAVPGAARAAGTVHRKQLEELLAGMSLEQKIGQLFVAVGYGATADAPHPSNTSTTGVDTIAEIVRTHHVGGLIYFVWSDNLQDIPQIAQLSNDVQDAALDSGGIPLVLSADEERGIVFRLPAPATALPGQMALGATGSPAHARKAGDLVGAEMRAAGLHQSFSPVVDVNIEARNPVIGVRSLGADPQTVADLAAAQIKGQQGAGCSAAAKHFPGHGDTATDSHVGLPVIDHTREELDALDLPPFVAAIAQGVDTIMTAHIMVPALDDSGRPATLSHPILTGLLREELGFEGVIVTDSLAMEGVRTLFGDDRVPVEAILAGADQMLMPPDLAVALGGVRDAVASGEITEERLDQSVRRILAQKMRRGLFDEVHVDPAAAADAIGLDKHAATAQRIAEDSITLIADDAGTVPLAPGTSVLVTGGTTGARLALVAEALTAAGLPATSLADASPQEAAAAAEEAEAVLVLTYSSGFTTPAAQQELVAALVASGTPVLHAALRNPYDVVHLGEVAASLATYSYTEPSLRALARVVAGEIRAKGSLPVPIPTADGSGEAYPIGHGLG; from the coding sequence ATGACCGCACTGACCCGACGCACCTTCACCGCCGCCGCCTTCGGCGGCCTGGGCGCGGCCCTCGCCGTGCCCGGCGCCGCCCGCGCCGCGGGCACCGTGCACCGCAAGCAGCTCGAGGAGCTCCTGGCCGGGATGAGCCTGGAGCAGAAGATCGGCCAGCTGTTCGTGGCCGTGGGCTACGGCGCCACCGCCGATGCCCCGCATCCCTCGAACACCTCCACCACCGGGGTGGACACCATCGCCGAGATCGTCCGCACCCACCACGTGGGCGGGCTGATCTACTTCGTGTGGAGCGACAACCTCCAGGACATCCCCCAGATCGCCCAGCTCTCGAACGACGTGCAGGACGCGGCGCTCGATTCCGGCGGGATCCCGCTGGTGCTCAGCGCCGACGAGGAGCGCGGCATCGTGTTCCGCCTCCCCGCCCCGGCGACGGCGCTGCCGGGCCAGATGGCGCTGGGCGCCACCGGCTCCCCGGCCCACGCCCGCAAGGCGGGGGACCTCGTGGGCGCGGAGATGCGGGCCGCCGGCCTGCACCAGTCCTTCTCCCCGGTGGTGGACGTCAACATCGAGGCGCGCAACCCGGTGATCGGCGTGCGCTCCCTGGGCGCGGACCCGCAGACGGTCGCGGATCTCGCCGCCGCCCAGATCAAGGGCCAGCAGGGGGCGGGCTGCTCCGCCGCGGCCAAGCACTTCCCCGGCCACGGGGACACCGCCACCGACTCCCACGTGGGCCTGCCGGTCATCGACCACACCCGCGAGGAGCTGGACGCCCTCGACCTGCCGCCCTTCGTGGCCGCGATCGCGCAGGGCGTGGACACGATCATGACCGCGCACATCATGGTGCCGGCGCTGGACGACTCCGGCCGCCCCGCCACCCTCTCCCACCCGATCCTCACCGGACTGCTGCGCGAGGAGCTGGGCTTCGAGGGCGTGATCGTCACCGACTCCCTCGCGATGGAGGGCGTGCGCACCCTGTTCGGCGACGATCGGGTGCCGGTGGAGGCGATCCTCGCCGGCGCCGACCAGATGCTCATGCCGCCGGACCTCGCCGTCGCGCTCGGCGGGGTGCGCGACGCGGTGGCGAGCGGCGAGATCACCGAGGAGCGGCTGGATCAGTCGGTGCGGCGCATCCTCGCCCAGAAGATGCGCCGCGGCCTGTTCGACGAGGTGCACGTGGATCCGGCCGCGGCGGCCGACGCGATCGGCCTGGACAAGCACGCCGCCACCGCCCAGCGCATCGCCGAGGACTCGATCACCCTGATCGCGGATGACGCCGGCACGGTCCCGCTCGCGCCGGGCACCTCGGTGCTGGTCACCGGCGGCACCACCGGTGCGCGCCTGGCGCTGGTCGCGGAGGCGCTCACCGCGGCGGGGCTGCCCGCCACCAGCCTCGCGGACGCCTCTCCCCAGGAGGCCGCCGCGGCCGCCGAGGAGGCGGAGGCGGTGCTGGTGCTCACCTACTCCTCGGGCTTCACCACGCCCGCCGCGCAGCAGGAGCTGGTCGCGGCGCTGGTCGCCAGCGGCACCCCGGTGCTCCATGCCGCGCTGCGCAACCCCTACGACGTGGTGCACCTCGGGGAGGTCGCGGCGTCGCTGGCCACCTACAGCTACACCGAGCCGTCGCTGCGGGCCCTGGCCCGGGTGGTCGCCGGGGAGATCCGGGCCAAGGGGTCGCTGCCGGTGCCGATCCCCACGGCCGACGGCTCAGGGGAGGCGTACCCGATCGGGCACGGCCTGGGCTGA
- a CDS encoding MFS transporter — protein MNAPAPRTPASLLRWYASYGTFTIPQASAPIAFSLIALPLTGDAASGAAMMLAMTAAQVVGAVPITRLGRRFSPVPFVRALIGLRTLALIGIAVLAGLQAPFALVVAGAALAGLVNGAAYGTLRAVLNHLVPASRLPRSLGVAATLNEVAFVASPVLAAALGSVSPQAAAWAMVLLGLGPMLLLPRIPTATAPGPAQRRGHLRLSPAIGLWLLCGGASAAAISAIEIGAVSMAVSFGMPATWGVIFPVALCVTSILGGIWVSVHNRMPRRRTVLAWLAVTALGVAAVGFGQSVAATVVGALLVGAVLAPLATYYSLVLDTLVEPAHRAEVFALLRTANALGIITSSALLSLAPLHTTFTVVIALMTTVMVLAGIVFTAGWVQVRRRRLAREAAEARAGSAQAVPDRVRLP, from the coding sequence GTGAACGCCCCCGCCCCTCGCACCCCGGCGTCGCTGCTGCGCTGGTACGCCTCGTACGGCACCTTCACCATCCCGCAGGCCTCCGCGCCGATCGCCTTCTCGCTGATCGCGCTGCCGCTCACCGGGGACGCCGCCAGCGGCGCCGCCATGATGCTCGCGATGACCGCCGCCCAGGTGGTGGGCGCGGTGCCGATCACCCGCCTGGGCCGGCGCTTCTCCCCCGTCCCCTTCGTGCGCGCGCTGATCGGCCTGCGCACCCTCGCATTGATCGGCATCGCCGTGCTCGCCGGGCTGCAGGCCCCCTTCGCGCTGGTGGTCGCCGGCGCGGCCCTGGCGGGGCTGGTCAACGGCGCCGCCTACGGCACGCTGCGCGCGGTGCTGAACCACCTCGTGCCCGCCTCCCGCCTGCCCCGCTCCCTCGGGGTGGCGGCCACGCTCAACGAGGTGGCGTTCGTGGCCTCCCCGGTGCTCGCCGCGGCCCTGGGCAGCGTCTCCCCGCAGGCGGCCGCCTGGGCGATGGTGCTGCTGGGGCTGGGGCCGATGCTGCTGCTGCCGCGCATCCCCACCGCCACCGCGCCCGGCCCGGCGCAGCGCCGCGGCCACCTGCGGCTCAGCCCCGCGATCGGGCTGTGGCTGCTGTGCGGCGGCGCGAGCGCCGCCGCGATCTCCGCGATCGAGATCGGGGCGGTCTCGATGGCGGTCTCCTTCGGGATGCCGGCCACCTGGGGCGTGATCTTCCCGGTCGCGCTGTGCGTCACCTCGATCCTCGGCGGCATCTGGGTGAGCGTGCACAACCGCATGCCGCGCCGGCGCACCGTGCTGGCCTGGCTCGCCGTGACCGCGCTGGGCGTCGCCGCGGTGGGCTTCGGCCAGTCCGTGGCCGCGACCGTGGTGGGCGCCCTGCTGGTGGGCGCGGTGCTCGCGCCGCTGGCCACCTACTACTCGCTGGTGCTGGACACCCTGGTGGAGCCCGCCCACCGGGCCGAGGTGTTCGCGCTGCTGCGCACCGCGAACGCGCTGGGCATCATCACCTCCAGCGCACTGCTGTCCCTGGCGCCGCTGCACACCACCTTCACCGTGGTCATCGCGCTGATGACCACGGTGATGGTGCTGGCCGGGATCGTGTTCACGGCCGGCTGGGTGCAGGTGCGGCGCCGCCGCCTCGCCCGGGAGGCGGCGGAGGCCCGGGCCGGCTCAGCCCAGGCCGTGCCCGATCGGGTACGCCTCCCCTGA